In Eriocheir sinensis breed Jianghai 21 chromosome 8, ASM2467909v1, whole genome shotgun sequence, the following proteins share a genomic window:
- the LOC126995618 gene encoding uncharacterized protein LOC126995618 isoform X1, producing the protein MTRVAVAVMVLATAALCVAHSGSDDPPRWSSRDLPARTYQIRGASRRCPRQSSCGQPAYQHHPCCQSQPQPQPQPLPQPIPQPMPQPLPQPLPQPPPQHYPQPLPIHNTYPLMPINPRAPPATWIPPYPHPVPTESPIILLPPIENFTLPNISTPIMIMQPPPPQPIYQQPPQAWYPPSPPMYPPPPPPPPPPPPPLPPRQPQPVYSQCPYGQCGGCPPPTPPPPTGCPFAANRRFRRRTQRECYVDAHCPAGSSCCRGGCGTGGKSICVPTIRTSTVKVSVVLTSASSHAQWFLRTQLTPFLQALPQLLSVELIPYGNVTEDGRCEFGLGDCLGNWMVSCAARHLPGSSAVHLAFSTCLMHHTTVLRTNNFTGIMDTAVHCAAGFPDEISDLYNCGVSEEGYQLFLDAGRRQRELAPVVTEVPLLALNEVPVVRRVSQLGQFPALLCHHLQGEAAGREYCQRLQQDQEEAEPRV; encoded by the exons ATGACCCGC GTGGCTGTTGCCGTGATGGTGTTGGCCACAGCGGCGCTCTGTGTAGCCCACAGTGGCTCAGATGACCCGCCCCGCTGGTCTTCACGAGACCTGCCGGCGAGGACTTATCAGATCCGCGGAGCAAGTCGTCGATGTCCCCGCCAGTCTAGTTGTGGTCAGCCAGCCTACCAACACCACCCCTGCTGCCAGTCACAACCCCAGCCCCAACCCCAACCACTGCCCCAGCCCATACCCCAGCCCATGCCCCAGCCCCTACCCCAGCCCCTGCCCCAGCCCCCGCCCCAGCATTATCCACAGCCACTACCAATACATAACACTTATCCCCTCATGCCTATAAACCCCAGGGCACCCCCAGCAACATGGATTCCTCCCTACCCTCACCCAGTCCCTACAGAGTCTCCGATCATCCTTCTTCCGCCCATAGAAAATTTCACTTTGCCCAACATTAGCACCCCCATCATGATCATGCAGCCCCCTCCTCCCCAGCCCATCTACCAACAACCCCCCCAGGCCTGGTACCCGCCAAGCCCCCCAATgtacccaccacctccacccccacctcctccacccccacctccacttccaccacgtCAACCACAACCCGTGTACTCACA GTGTCCATACGGCCAGTGCGGCGGGTGTCCTcccccaacaccaccgccgccgacCGGGTGCCCCTTCGCCGCGAACAGACGTTTCCGCCGCCGCACACAA CGTGAGTGCTACGTGGACGCGCATTGTCCAGCCGGAAGCTCCTGCTGCCGCGGCGGCTGTGGCACCGGCGGCAAGAGCATCTGTGTGCCCACCATCCGGACCAGcacg GTGAAGGTGAGTGTGGTGCTGACCTCCGCCAGCAGTCACGCCCAGTGGTTCCTCAGGACACAGCTCACGCCCTTCCTTCAGGCCCTGCCGCAGCTCCTCAGCGTGGAGCTCATCCCTTACGGCAACGTgaccgag GATGGCAGGTGTGAGTTCGGCCTCGGGGACTGTCTAGGTAATTGGATGGTGTCATGCGCGGCTCGTCACCTGCCCGGCTCCTCCGCTGTTCACCTGGCCTTCTCCACCTGCCTCATGCACCACACCACCGTCCTCCGCACCAACAATTTCACCGGGATCATGGACACCGCTGTACAT TGTGCGGCTGGATTCCCCGACGAGATCAGCGACTTGTACAACTGCGGCGTGAGCGAGGAGGGCTACCAGCTCTTCCTCGACGCCGGCAGGAGGCAGCGAGAGTTGGCGCCTGTCGTGACTGAGGTGCCGCTCCTGGCTCTCAATGAG GTGCCGGTGGTGCGGCGCGTTAGCCAGCTGGGGCAGTTCCCGGCGCTGCTCTGCCACCACCTGCAGGGCGAGGCAGCGGGCCGCGAGTACTGCCAACGCCTCCAACAGGATCAGGAGGAGGCGGAACCCCGTGTGTGA
- the LOC126995620 gene encoding uncharacterized protein LOC126995620 isoform X1, with protein sequence MSLPAVMVVVAAVAAQASAKAMYPYGNYGSAVTAVGSYYPASSTACGMTSCQYPSQYYNPCCIASTPSPTPRPTQPPVNCPVNPCQYPYPPNNYCCPIRPTAPPTLLPTLPPTVPPTRPPMQCPVNPCQYPYHPHNHCCLYRPTAQPTLPPLPTLPPTQPPYQCPVNPCQYPYQPNNYCCLQRQNIQPMPMPTLSPIPYPIPSPIPVPMTRPVPKQPTYVITYCPSSATPSYCLAMTYGSKTFYQPLMPSLPVTTTTTTTTAAPTTKRKCTRCKRDAPDTEDILESKSVVEDRAALEG encoded by the exons ATGTCTCTGCCG GCCGTGATGGTGGTCGTGGCTGCTGTCGCTGCGCAGGCCAGTGCCAAAGCCATGTATCCGTACGGCAACTACGGCAGTGCTGTCACTGCTGTGGGGAGTTACTACCCTGCATCCTCTACTGCTTGTGGGATGACCTCGTGCCAGTATCCTAGTCAGTATTACAATCCTTGCTGTAttgcatcaacaccatcaccaacaccacgacCGACACAGCCTCCCGTCAACTGCCCTGTGAACCCATGCCAATACCCGTACCCGCCCAATAATTACTGCTGTCCTATACGACCAACAGCACCTCCAACCCTTCTGCCAACCTTACCTCCAACCGTACCACCAACACGCCCCCCCATGCAGTGCCCCGTCAACCCCTGCCAGTACCCTTATCATCCTCATAATCATTGTTGCCTTTACCGACCTACGGCACAACCAACCCTGCCGCCATTGCCGACGCTGCCGCCAACGCAGCCACCCTACCAGTGCCCCGTCAACCCATGCCAGTACCCCTATCAGCCAAACAATTACTGCTGCCTCCAGCGACAGAACATCCAGCCTATGCCCATGCCGACGCTATCCCCAATCCCATACCCAATTCCAAGCCCGATACCAGTGCCAATGACGAGGCCAGTACCGAAACAGCCAACCTACGTCATTAC cTACTGCCCGTCCAGCGCGACGCCGTCGTACTGCCTGGCCATGACCTACGGCTCCAAGACCTTCTACCAGCCCCTCATGCCCAGTCTG cccgtcaccaccaccaccacgaccaccaccgcaGCCCCCACCACCAAGAGGAAGTGCACAAGGTGCAAGAGAGACGCGCCCGACACCGAGGACATCCTGGAGAGCAAGTCAGTGGTAGAGGACAGGGCCGCCCTCGAAGGATGA
- the LOC126995618 gene encoding uncharacterized protein LOC126995618 isoform X2: MVAVAVMVLATAALCVAHSGSDDPPRWSSRDLPARTYQIRGASRRCPRQSSCGQPAYQHHPCCQSQPQPQPQPLPQPIPQPMPQPLPQPLPQPPPQHYPQPLPIHNTYPLMPINPRAPPATWIPPYPHPVPTESPIILLPPIENFTLPNISTPIMIMQPPPPQPIYQQPPQAWYPPSPPMYPPPPPPPPPPPPPLPPRQPQPVYSQCPYGQCGGCPPPTPPPPTGCPFAANRRFRRRTQRECYVDAHCPAGSSCCRGGCGTGGKSICVPTIRTSTVKVSVVLTSASSHAQWFLRTQLTPFLQALPQLLSVELIPYGNVTEDGRCEFGLGDCLGNWMVSCAARHLPGSSAVHLAFSTCLMHHTTVLRTNNFTGIMDTAVHCAAGFPDEISDLYNCGVSEEGYQLFLDAGRRQRELAPVVTEVPLLALNEVPVVRRVSQLGQFPALLCHHLQGEAAGREYCQRLQQDQEEAEPRV, from the exons GTGGCTGTTGCCGTGATGGTGTTGGCCACAGCGGCGCTCTGTGTAGCCCACAGTGGCTCAGATGACCCGCCCCGCTGGTCTTCACGAGACCTGCCGGCGAGGACTTATCAGATCCGCGGAGCAAGTCGTCGATGTCCCCGCCAGTCTAGTTGTGGTCAGCCAGCCTACCAACACCACCCCTGCTGCCAGTCACAACCCCAGCCCCAACCCCAACCACTGCCCCAGCCCATACCCCAGCCCATGCCCCAGCCCCTACCCCAGCCCCTGCCCCAGCCCCCGCCCCAGCATTATCCACAGCCACTACCAATACATAACACTTATCCCCTCATGCCTATAAACCCCAGGGCACCCCCAGCAACATGGATTCCTCCCTACCCTCACCCAGTCCCTACAGAGTCTCCGATCATCCTTCTTCCGCCCATAGAAAATTTCACTTTGCCCAACATTAGCACCCCCATCATGATCATGCAGCCCCCTCCTCCCCAGCCCATCTACCAACAACCCCCCCAGGCCTGGTACCCGCCAAGCCCCCCAATgtacccaccacctccacccccacctcctccacccccacctccacttccaccacgtCAACCACAACCCGTGTACTCACA GTGTCCATACGGCCAGTGCGGCGGGTGTCCTcccccaacaccaccgccgccgacCGGGTGCCCCTTCGCCGCGAACAGACGTTTCCGCCGCCGCACACAA CGTGAGTGCTACGTGGACGCGCATTGTCCAGCCGGAAGCTCCTGCTGCCGCGGCGGCTGTGGCACCGGCGGCAAGAGCATCTGTGTGCCCACCATCCGGACCAGcacg GTGAAGGTGAGTGTGGTGCTGACCTCCGCCAGCAGTCACGCCCAGTGGTTCCTCAGGACACAGCTCACGCCCTTCCTTCAGGCCCTGCCGCAGCTCCTCAGCGTGGAGCTCATCCCTTACGGCAACGTgaccgag GATGGCAGGTGTGAGTTCGGCCTCGGGGACTGTCTAGGTAATTGGATGGTGTCATGCGCGGCTCGTCACCTGCCCGGCTCCTCCGCTGTTCACCTGGCCTTCTCCACCTGCCTCATGCACCACACCACCGTCCTCCGCACCAACAATTTCACCGGGATCATGGACACCGCTGTACAT TGTGCGGCTGGATTCCCCGACGAGATCAGCGACTTGTACAACTGCGGCGTGAGCGAGGAGGGCTACCAGCTCTTCCTCGACGCCGGCAGGAGGCAGCGAGAGTTGGCGCCTGTCGTGACTGAGGTGCCGCTCCTGGCTCTCAATGAG GTGCCGGTGGTGCGGCGCGTTAGCCAGCTGGGGCAGTTCCCGGCGCTGCTCTGCCACCACCTGCAGGGCGAGGCAGCGGGCCGCGAGTACTGCCAACGCCTCCAACAGGATCAGGAGGAGGCGGAACCCCGTGTGTGA
- the LOC126995620 gene encoding uncharacterized protein LOC126995620 isoform X2: protein MSLPAVMVVVAAVAAQASAKAMYPYGNYGSAVTAVGSYYPASSTACGMTSCQYPSQYYNPCCIASTPSPTPRPTQPPVNCPVNPCQYPYPPNNYCCPIRPTAPPTLLPTLPPTVPPTRPPMQCPVNPCQYPYHPHNHCCLYRPTAQPTLPPLPTLPPTQPPYQCPVNPCQYPYQPNNYCCLQRQNIQPMPMPTLSPIPYPIPSPIPVPMTRPVPKQPTYVITYCPSSATPSYCLAMTYGSKTFYQPLMPSLPVTTTTTTTTAAPTTKRKCTRCKRDAPDTEDILESN from the exons ATGTCTCTGCCG GCCGTGATGGTGGTCGTGGCTGCTGTCGCTGCGCAGGCCAGTGCCAAAGCCATGTATCCGTACGGCAACTACGGCAGTGCTGTCACTGCTGTGGGGAGTTACTACCCTGCATCCTCTACTGCTTGTGGGATGACCTCGTGCCAGTATCCTAGTCAGTATTACAATCCTTGCTGTAttgcatcaacaccatcaccaacaccacgacCGACACAGCCTCCCGTCAACTGCCCTGTGAACCCATGCCAATACCCGTACCCGCCCAATAATTACTGCTGTCCTATACGACCAACAGCACCTCCAACCCTTCTGCCAACCTTACCTCCAACCGTACCACCAACACGCCCCCCCATGCAGTGCCCCGTCAACCCCTGCCAGTACCCTTATCATCCTCATAATCATTGTTGCCTTTACCGACCTACGGCACAACCAACCCTGCCGCCATTGCCGACGCTGCCGCCAACGCAGCCACCCTACCAGTGCCCCGTCAACCCATGCCAGTACCCCTATCAGCCAAACAATTACTGCTGCCTCCAGCGACAGAACATCCAGCCTATGCCCATGCCGACGCTATCCCCAATCCCATACCCAATTCCAAGCCCGATACCAGTGCCAATGACGAGGCCAGTACCGAAACAGCCAACCTACGTCATTAC cTACTGCCCGTCCAGCGCGACGCCGTCGTACTGCCTGGCCATGACCTACGGCTCCAAGACCTTCTACCAGCCCCTCATGCCCAGTCTG cccgtcaccaccaccaccacgaccaccaccgcaGCCCCCACCACCAAGAGGAAGTGCACAAGGTGCAAGAGAGACGCGCCCGACACCGAGGACATCCTGGAGAGCAA TTAG